A single region of the Silene latifolia isolate original U9 population chromosome 8, ASM4854445v1, whole genome shotgun sequence genome encodes:
- the LOC141596889 gene encoding uncharacterized protein LOC141596889: MEISELMAIFGPGIAGAVFGAGWWFWVDAVVCSAVAISFLHYLPGIFASLAALMFNCVRKEDIDYSPYDEGEWRLKLWLFIAYVVAFVSLAASVGLLIQDALVPSGPSAWTGVAGVLQCVFVLISGLIYWSSHTE; the protein is encoded by the exons ATGGAAATATCGGAATTGATGGCGATATTCGGGCCGGGTATAGCCGGAGCAGTATTCGGAGCCGGATGGTGGTTTTGGGTTGACGCCGTCGTATGCAGTGCAGTCGCTATCTCTTTCCTTCACTACCTTCCCG GGATTTTCGCGTCGTTGGCTGCGTTGATGTTCAATTGCGTTCGAAAGGAGGACATTGATTATTCGCCTTATGATGAAGGTGAATGGAG ATTGAAGCTGTGGCTTTTTATTGCTTATGTTGTTGCCTTTGTGTCTCTTGCGGCGTCAGTTGGGCTGCTTATACAAGATGCTCTTGTGCCTTCGGGTCCTTCAGCTTGGACAGGTGTCGCCGGTGTCCTGCAATGCGTATTTGTACTAATCAG TGGACTGATCTATTGGAGTTCGCATACCGAGTAA